In one window of bacterium DNA:
- the yedE gene encoding YedE family putative selenium transporter: MEKKQKYDLTIAGVILSGILLGVGGVILEKFGNPFRTGICVSCFMENIAGSLGFHANSRMQYIRPEVAGFIIGAFLLSLIRNEFNVRGGQSPLIRFMLGVLMMIGAGVYIGCPIKLFYRISGGEIMGVVGLAGLIAGVWVGGEYIKSGFSLGESRPLKSVEGIFIPMTAFILLIFVFIKPSFILQSSSGPGTRFSPVYLSLFIGLIIGGVCYYSRYCVLGSISNFILGRETTLLYGSFAFLISAFLSYFFVKDFQPGIIAYQGSSPDYLWDFLSMGLVGFSGALAGGCPFRQMILAGSGDSDAGITVLGLFAGGAILQNFNLNSTAGGVTFNGQAAVLFGFALCIIIGLANREI, encoded by the coding sequence ATGGAAAAAAAACAAAAATATGATTTAACAATTGCAGGTGTAATACTTTCCGGAATTTTACTGGGTGTTGGAGGGGTGATACTTGAGAAATTCGGAAATCCTTTCCGCACGGGGATTTGTGTGTCCTGTTTCATGGAAAATATCGCGGGGAGCCTGGGATTTCACGCTAACAGCCGGATGCAATATATCCGTCCTGAGGTTGCCGGGTTTATTATAGGTGCGTTTTTGCTGAGTTTAATAAGAAATGAATTTAACGTTCGCGGGGGACAGTCGCCTTTAATCAGGTTTATGCTGGGTGTCTTAATGATGATAGGTGCAGGTGTGTATATAGGATGCCCTATAAAATTATTTTACAGGATATCCGGCGGAGAAATTATGGGTGTTGTCGGCCTGGCAGGATTGATTGCAGGTGTTTGGGTTGGCGGAGAATATATAAAATCAGGTTTTTCATTAGGGGAATCACGGCCGTTGAAAAGCGTGGAAGGAATTTTTATTCCTATGACAGCGTTTATTTTATTAATATTTGTTTTTATTAAACCCAGTTTTATTCTTCAAAGCAGTTCCGGGCCAGGGACGAGGTTTTCACCGGTATATTTATCGTTATTTATTGGATTAATTATAGGAGGGGTTTGTTATTACTCAAGGTATTGTGTTTTGGGAAGCATCAGTAATTTTATACTTGGAAGAGAGACGACTTTGCTTTACGGGAGTTTCGCCTTTTTAATCAGCGCATTTTTGAGTTATTTTTTTGTAAAGGATTTCCAGCCGGGGATTATCGCTTATCAGGGGTCATCACCCGATTACCTATGGGATTTTTTAAGCATGGGATTAGTCGGGTTCAGCGGGGCCCTTGCGGGCGGGTGTCCTTTCAGGCAGATGATTCTTGCCGGGAGCGGCGATAGCGACGCGGGTATTACTGTTTTAGGCCTTTTTGCCGGCGGTGCGATACTCCAGAATTTTAATTTGAACAGCACGGCGGGCGGGGTTACTTTTAACGGACAGGCCGCGGTCCTTTTTGGTTTTGCTTTATGTATTATAATCGGGCTTGCGAACAGGGAAATATAG